The following are from one region of the Capsicum annuum cultivar UCD-10X-F1 chromosome 1, UCD10Xv1.1, whole genome shotgun sequence genome:
- the LOC107864456 gene encoding uncharacterized protein LOC107864456 isoform X3: MIQIMRDSGQCRRRRKMPPWVGTPYLIRSFPENRRYVCIACCSFDHVHLSDHHSLSFAEKGETFADRDSQHAKPVKCTLVIVDTYTLAIVQTVFHGSLTIGPLKSVAVISSFGDVLTESVMMVDSSGKSQCIPILKEWDSSMVNMTTKSNLFDTGKVDWVSGSKDRGLLVAFANRGPVLAFVYRTCCMFCLLEGGSSVGEISFSDDLLSIEGRTHAIGGMFVGDENNQLDSEDSGTTFIEKFVVWNGKGAAIVYRICYSNNIFKYEPFAAIPVISQESSMSLSISFVQVKNCLFRVESISFPINELLIWKPRLTCWVLPKLHDNNEIKCQECRLSGEGRLFDDWTRNHNTPENEILRQVVEIDTTCGNDELTSSQDAATCSKAIDERVLSQQNGTYERKELVSSSMVISEDYVPLAIVYGFYNGDIKVVRFDMFFEGLDFHDQNSYPESKAHATQRYLLGHTGAVLCLAAQRVLIRCQGGSNSYVLLSGSMDCTIRVWDLDSSSPMIVMHQHVAPVRQIILPPSQTECPWSNCFLSVGEDSSVSLSSLDTMRVERMFPGHPYYPAKVVWDSRRGYLACLCANQTGTSDADVLYIWDVKSGARERVLRGSAAVSMFEHFCTGIDRDLPDSSMISGNTSASSLPFPVTDEPKSPAPQSRTLGKGISSSNISVSKSVSESTTGSNRSAFPSLQIRKQPVKGSCPFPGVAALSFDLTSLMSLCQSGEYYKAESSNLNKNQVKEIRVESPIKRTNFRDQETVIPSSSDQSINDKSGVPSIEAARDSEWMFLLEQCLLQFSLSILHMWNVDPELDKLLVTEMKLKRPQNLLVASGLLGDRGSLTLTFPEDTSTLELWKSSSEYCAMRSLTMVSLAQHMISLSPSFQAASSSLSAFYMRSFAEKVPDIKPPLLQLLVSFWQDEAEHVKMAARSLFHCAASRAIPPPLCRDIPRVNENGVSPCGNYDSGPAEEPTNCLRDDKQIVTEENAEDEESEIRSWLESFEMQDWISCVGGTSQDAMTSHIIVAAALVVWYPSLVKPKLVGLAVNPLVKLVMAMNEKYSSTAAEILAEGMESTWKTCIGSEIPRLIGDIFFQIECVTGASANAPTKNPSTSVRIRDTLIGILLPSLAMADVLGFLNVIERQIWSTASDSPVHVVSLMTIVRVARGSPRNIVQYLDKVVTFILQTIDPGNLAMRKTCLQSSMAALKEIARIFPMVALNDPVTRLAIGDAIGEINSASIRVYDMQSITKIKVLDASGPPGFPSLLGGASGMTATTAISALSFSPDGEGLVAFSETGLMIRWWSYSSGSVWWEKLNKNLVPVQCTKLIFVPPWEGFSPNANRSSIMASVFSKDGDANSQENTNASNEMDRFKQLLHNIDLSYRIEWVGQRKIKLTQHGHDLGSFQL, translated from the exons ATGATTCAAATAATGCG AGACAGTGGACAATGCAGACGTAGAAGGAAAATGCCTCCCTGGGTGGGGACGCCATACTTAATTCGATCATTTCCCGAAAATCGTAGATATGTATGTATAGCTTGTTGTTCCTTTGATCACGTTCATTTATCCGACCATCACTCGCTTAGTTTTGCTGAGAAGGGTGAAACATTTGCAGATAGAGACTCACAACATGCAAAACCGGTAAAGTGCACACTAGTTATTGTTGATACGTATACGCTTGCTATCGTCCAAACAGTTTTTCATGGGAGTTTAACAATTGGGCCTTTGAAATCCGTGGCTGTAATTTCATCCTTTGGAGATGTGTTGACCGAGTCAGTGATGATGGTTGATTCTTCTGGTAAATCACAATGTATACCAATATTAAAGGAGTGGGATTCAAGCATGGTGAACATGACCACCAAGAGTAACTTGTTTGATACAGGCAAAGTGGATTGGGTAAGTGGGTCAAAGGACAGGGGACTTCTGGTGGCCTTTGCAAATCGTGGGCCAGTTTTGGCTTTTGTATATCGTACGTGCTGCATGTTTTGTTTATTAGAGGGTGGAAGTTCCGTGGGAGAGATATCTTTCTCAGATGATCTGCTCTCTATTGAAGGAAGGACACATGCCATTGGTGGCATGTTTGTTGGAGATGAGAACAATCAGCTTGATTCTGAAGATTCAGGTACCACATTCATTGAAAAATTTGTTGTATGGAATGGTAAAGGAGCGGCCATAGTATACAGGATATGTTACTCAAATAATATCTTCAAATATGAACCTTTTGCTGCTATCCCAGTCATTTCTCAGGAGTCTAGCATGAGCTTATCTATCTCTTTCGTGCAAGTGAAGAACTGTCTTTTCCGTGTTGAATCAATTTCTTTTCCTATCAATGAATTGTTGATTTGGAAACCTCGTCTGACATGTTGGGTACTGCCTAAGCTGCATGACAACAACGAGATAAAATGTCAAGAATGCAGGCTTTCTGGTGAAGGTAGATTATTTGATGATTGGACTCGTAACCATAACACCCCTGAAAATGAGATTCTTAGGCAGGTTGTTGAAATAGATACAACATGTGGGAATGATGAATTAACTTCCTCGCAAGATGCTGCTACTTGTTCCAAAGCTATTGATGAAAGGGTTTTAAGCCAACAAAATGGAACTTATGAAAGAAAAGAGCTAGTGTCTTCTTCAATGGTTATTTCTGAAGATTATGTGCCTTTGGCTATTGTGTATGGGTTCTACAATGGTGATATAAAAGTTGTTCGATTTGATATGTTCTTTGAAGGATTAGattttcatgatcaaaattcatatCCCGAGTCAAAAGCACATGCCACTCAACGTTACCTCTTGGGGCATACAGGAGCTGTACTGTGTTTGGCTGCACAACGAGTGCTGATCAGATGCCAAGGAGGTAGCAACAGTTATGTTCTACTCTCTGGAAGTATGGACTGTACCATTCGTGTGTGGGATCTTGACTCCAGCAGTCCCATGATTGTAATGCACCAACATGTTGCTCCAGTTCGCCAAATAATTCTTCCACCATCTCAAACAGAATGCCCATGGAGTAATTGCTTCCTCTCTGTTGGGGAAGACTCATCTGTTTCCCTTTCTTCACTTGATACCATGCGTGTAGAGCGAATGTTCCCTGGTCACCCTTATTATCCCGCAAAAGTTGTGTGGGATAGTAGAAGAGGCTACCTAGCATGTCTGTGCGCAAACCAAACAGGAACATCTGATGCAGATGTTTTGTACATTTGGGACGTAAAATCAGGTGCTCGTGAGCGAGTCCTTCGTGGATCTGCTGCTGTCTCAATGTTTGAACATTTTTGCACGGGAATTGACAGAGATCTCCCTGATAGCAGTATGATAAGTGGAAATACTTCGGCTTCCTCATTGCCTTTCCCTGTTACTGATGAACCCAAGTCTCCAGCACCTCAGTCACGAACTCTGGGAAAAGGAATCTCTTCATCAAATATATCTGTTAGTAAAAGCGTATCAGAAAGTACTACAGGATCTAATCGATCTGCATTCCCTTCCTTGCAAATCAGAAAACAGCCTGTTAAAGGTTCTTGTCCTTTTCCAGGAGTTGCTGCTCTGTCATTTGATCTCACATCTTTGATGTCTCTTTGTCAGAGTGGTGAGTACTATAAAGCAGAGAGTTCCAATCTGAATAAAAACCAAGTGAAAGAAATAAGGGTTGAGTCTCCCATTAAGAGGACTAATTTCAGGGATCAGGAAACTGTCATTCCTAGTTCCAGTGATCAGAGCATCAATGATAAATCTGGTGTTCCCTCCATTGAAGCTGCAAGAGATTCTGAATGGATGTTCTTGCTTGAACAATGCCTGCTTCAGTTCAGCTTGTCTATTTTGCACATGTGGAATGTGGATCCCGAACTTGATAAGTTGCTAGTGACTGAAATGAAGCTAAAAAGACCACAGAATCTTCTCGTAGCTTCTGGTCTCTTGGGGGATCGGGGGTCGCTGACTCTGACATTTCCTGAGGACACTTCAACTCTGGAG CTTTGGAAATCATCATCAGAGTACTGTGCAATGAGATCTCTAACGATGGTGTCCCTTGCCCAACATATGATTAGCTTGTCACCTTCCTTTCAGGCAGCCAGCAG TTCTTTGTCAGCATTTTACATGCGGAGCTTTGCCGAGAAAGTTCCTGATATAAAGCCTCCCCTGCTTCAG CTTTTGGTAAGCTTTTGGCAAGATGAGGCTGAGCATGTTAAGATGGCAGCGCGTTCCTTATTTCATTGTGCTGCTTCACGAGCCATTCCACCTCCACTATGCCGGGATATTCCAAGAGTTAATGAGAATGGAGTATCACCATGTGGAAACTATGATTCAGGCCCAGCTGAAGAACCTACCAACTGCTTGAGGGATGACAAACAAATTGTCACTGAAGAGAATGCAGAGGATGAAGAATCTGAAATAAGATCATGGTTAGAATCATTTGAAATGCAAGATTGGATTTCTTGTGTTGGGGGCACGAGCCAAGATGCAATGACATCTCATATCATCGTTGCTGCTGCATTGGTGGTTTGGTATCCCAGCCTTGTGAAACCAAAGCTTGTTGGCTTGGCTGTTAATCCGTTGGTGAAGTTGGTTATGGCGATGAATGAGAAGTACAGCTCCACTGCCGCAGAAATTCTGGCTGAAGGCATGGAAAGCACATGGAAGACATGCATTGGTTCTGAAATACCCCGCCTAATTGGGGACATATTCTTCCAAATTGAGTGTGTCACTGGTGCATCAGCTAATGCACCTACCAAGAATCCTTCAACATCTGTTAGGATTCGTGATACTTTGATTGGAATTCTTCTCCCAAGTTTAGCAATGGCTGATGTATTGGGCTTTCTGAATGTCATAGAACGCCAGATCTGGTCAACTGCATCTGATTCACCTGTTCATGTAGTATCCCTCATGACTATAGTTAGGGTTGCACGTGGTTCTCCAAGAAACATAGTTCAGTATCTTGATAAG GTGGTTACATTCATTTTACAGACAATAGATCCTGGTAACTTAGCCATGCGAAAAACTTGCTTGCAAAGTTCAATGGCGGCCTTGAAGGAAATTGCACGCATATTCCCTATGGTGGCACTAAATGATCCAGTGACACGATTAGCTATTGGAGATGCGATTGGAGAAATTAACAGTGCAAGCATTCGGGTATATGATATGCAAAG CATCACAAAGATAAAAGTCTTAGATGCAAGTGGACCCCCAGGATTTCCCAGTTTGCTTGGAGGAGCTTCAGGAATGACTGCGACTACTGCAATATCAGCTCTTAGCTTTTCACCAGATGGAGAG GGGCTAGTTGCTTTTTCTGAGACTGGGTTGATGATAAGATGGTGGTCCTATTCATCGGGATCTGTGTGGTGGGAGAAACTTAACAAGAATCTAGTTCCTGTCCAGTGCACGAAACTGATTTTTGTCCCACCTTGGGAGGGATTCTCACCTAATGCTAATAGGTCAAGCATAATGGCAAGTGTATTCTCAAAAGATGGAGATGCTAACTCACAG GAGAACACCAATGCATCGAATGAAATGGACAGATTTAAACAGCTTCTTCATAATATTGATCTTTCTTATAGAATAGAATGGGTTggtcaaagaaaaataaagcttACACAACATGGCCATGATTTGGGCTCTTTCCAGCTATAA
- the LOC107864456 gene encoding uncharacterized protein LOC107864456 isoform X4 yields MMVDSSGKSQCIPILKEWDSSMVNMTTKSNLFDTGKVDWVSGSKDRGLLVAFANRGPVLAFVYRTCCMFCLLEGGSSVGEISFSDDLLSIEGRTHAIGGMFVGDENNQLDSEDSGTTFIEKFVVWNGKGAAIVYRICYSNNIFKYEPFAAIPVISQESSMSLSISFVQVKNCLFRVESISFPINELLIWKPRLTCWVLPKLHDNNEIKCQECRLSGEGRLFDDWTRNHNTPENEILRQVVEIDTTCGNDELTSSQDAATCSKAIDERVLSQQNGTYERKELVSSSMVISEDYVPLAIVYGFYNGDIKVVRFDMFFEGLDFHDQNSYPESKAHATQRYLLGHTGAVLCLAAQRVLIRCQGGSNSYVLLSGSMDCTIRVWDLDSSSPMIVMHQHVAPVRQIILPPSQTECPWSNCFLSVGEDSSVSLSSLDTMRVERMFPGHPYYPAKVVWDSRRGYLACLCANQTGTSDADVLYIWDVKSGARERVLRGSAAVSMFEHFCTGIDRDLPDSSMISGNTSASSLPFPVTDEPKSPAPQSRTLGKGISSSNISVSKSVSESTTGSNRSAFPSLQIRKQPVKGSCPFPGVAALSFDLTSLMSLCQSGEYYKAESSNLNKNQVKEIRVESPIKRTNFRDQETVIPSSSDQSINDKSGVPSIEAARDSEWMFLLEQCLLQFSLSILHMWNVDPELDKLLVTEMKLKRPQNLLVASGLLGDRGSLTLTFPEDTSTLELWKSSSEYCAMRSLTMVSLAQHMISLSPSFQAASSSLSAFYMRSFAEKVPDIKPPLLQLLVSFWQDEAEHVKMAARSLFHCAASRAIPPPLCRDIPRVNENGVSPCGNYDSGPAEEPTNCLRDDKQIVTEENAEDEESEIRSWLESFEMQDWISCVGGTSQDAMTSHIIVAAALVVWYPSLVKPKLVGLAVNPLVKLVMAMNEKYSSTAAEILAEGMESTWKTCIGSEIPRLIGDIFFQIECVTGASANAPTKNPSTSVRIRDTLIGILLPSLAMADVLGFLNVIERQIWSTASDSPVHVVSLMTIVRVARGSPRNIVQYLDKVVTFILQTIDPGNLAMRKTCLQSSMAALKEIARIFPMVALNDPVTRLAIGDAIGEINSASIRVYDMQSITKIKVLDASGPPGFPSLLGGASGMTATTAISALSFSPDGEGLVAFSETGLMIRWWSYSSGSVWWEKLNKNLVPVQCTKLIFVPPWEGFSPNANRSSIMASVFSKDGDANSQENTNASNEMDRFKQLLHNIDLSYRIEWVGQRKIKLTQHGHDLGSFQL; encoded by the exons ATGATGGTTGATTCTTCTGGTAAATCACAATGTATACCAATATTAAAGGAGTGGGATTCAAGCATGGTGAACATGACCACCAAGAGTAACTTGTTTGATACAGGCAAAGTGGATTGGGTAAGTGGGTCAAAGGACAGGGGACTTCTGGTGGCCTTTGCAAATCGTGGGCCAGTTTTGGCTTTTGTATATCGTACGTGCTGCATGTTTTGTTTATTAGAGGGTGGAAGTTCCGTGGGAGAGATATCTTTCTCAGATGATCTGCTCTCTATTGAAGGAAGGACACATGCCATTGGTGGCATGTTTGTTGGAGATGAGAACAATCAGCTTGATTCTGAAGATTCAGGTACCACATTCATTGAAAAATTTGTTGTATGGAATGGTAAAGGAGCGGCCATAGTATACAGGATATGTTACTCAAATAATATCTTCAAATATGAACCTTTTGCTGCTATCCCAGTCATTTCTCAGGAGTCTAGCATGAGCTTATCTATCTCTTTCGTGCAAGTGAAGAACTGTCTTTTCCGTGTTGAATCAATTTCTTTTCCTATCAATGAATTGTTGATTTGGAAACCTCGTCTGACATGTTGGGTACTGCCTAAGCTGCATGACAACAACGAGATAAAATGTCAAGAATGCAGGCTTTCTGGTGAAGGTAGATTATTTGATGATTGGACTCGTAACCATAACACCCCTGAAAATGAGATTCTTAGGCAGGTTGTTGAAATAGATACAACATGTGGGAATGATGAATTAACTTCCTCGCAAGATGCTGCTACTTGTTCCAAAGCTATTGATGAAAGGGTTTTAAGCCAACAAAATGGAACTTATGAAAGAAAAGAGCTAGTGTCTTCTTCAATGGTTATTTCTGAAGATTATGTGCCTTTGGCTATTGTGTATGGGTTCTACAATGGTGATATAAAAGTTGTTCGATTTGATATGTTCTTTGAAGGATTAGattttcatgatcaaaattcatatCCCGAGTCAAAAGCACATGCCACTCAACGTTACCTCTTGGGGCATACAGGAGCTGTACTGTGTTTGGCTGCACAACGAGTGCTGATCAGATGCCAAGGAGGTAGCAACAGTTATGTTCTACTCTCTGGAAGTATGGACTGTACCATTCGTGTGTGGGATCTTGACTCCAGCAGTCCCATGATTGTAATGCACCAACATGTTGCTCCAGTTCGCCAAATAATTCTTCCACCATCTCAAACAGAATGCCCATGGAGTAATTGCTTCCTCTCTGTTGGGGAAGACTCATCTGTTTCCCTTTCTTCACTTGATACCATGCGTGTAGAGCGAATGTTCCCTGGTCACCCTTATTATCCCGCAAAAGTTGTGTGGGATAGTAGAAGAGGCTACCTAGCATGTCTGTGCGCAAACCAAACAGGAACATCTGATGCAGATGTTTTGTACATTTGGGACGTAAAATCAGGTGCTCGTGAGCGAGTCCTTCGTGGATCTGCTGCTGTCTCAATGTTTGAACATTTTTGCACGGGAATTGACAGAGATCTCCCTGATAGCAGTATGATAAGTGGAAATACTTCGGCTTCCTCATTGCCTTTCCCTGTTACTGATGAACCCAAGTCTCCAGCACCTCAGTCACGAACTCTGGGAAAAGGAATCTCTTCATCAAATATATCTGTTAGTAAAAGCGTATCAGAAAGTACTACAGGATCTAATCGATCTGCATTCCCTTCCTTGCAAATCAGAAAACAGCCTGTTAAAGGTTCTTGTCCTTTTCCAGGAGTTGCTGCTCTGTCATTTGATCTCACATCTTTGATGTCTCTTTGTCAGAGTGGTGAGTACTATAAAGCAGAGAGTTCCAATCTGAATAAAAACCAAGTGAAAGAAATAAGGGTTGAGTCTCCCATTAAGAGGACTAATTTCAGGGATCAGGAAACTGTCATTCCTAGTTCCAGTGATCAGAGCATCAATGATAAATCTGGTGTTCCCTCCATTGAAGCTGCAAGAGATTCTGAATGGATGTTCTTGCTTGAACAATGCCTGCTTCAGTTCAGCTTGTCTATTTTGCACATGTGGAATGTGGATCCCGAACTTGATAAGTTGCTAGTGACTGAAATGAAGCTAAAAAGACCACAGAATCTTCTCGTAGCTTCTGGTCTCTTGGGGGATCGGGGGTCGCTGACTCTGACATTTCCTGAGGACACTTCAACTCTGGAG CTTTGGAAATCATCATCAGAGTACTGTGCAATGAGATCTCTAACGATGGTGTCCCTTGCCCAACATATGATTAGCTTGTCACCTTCCTTTCAGGCAGCCAGCAG TTCTTTGTCAGCATTTTACATGCGGAGCTTTGCCGAGAAAGTTCCTGATATAAAGCCTCCCCTGCTTCAG CTTTTGGTAAGCTTTTGGCAAGATGAGGCTGAGCATGTTAAGATGGCAGCGCGTTCCTTATTTCATTGTGCTGCTTCACGAGCCATTCCACCTCCACTATGCCGGGATATTCCAAGAGTTAATGAGAATGGAGTATCACCATGTGGAAACTATGATTCAGGCCCAGCTGAAGAACCTACCAACTGCTTGAGGGATGACAAACAAATTGTCACTGAAGAGAATGCAGAGGATGAAGAATCTGAAATAAGATCATGGTTAGAATCATTTGAAATGCAAGATTGGATTTCTTGTGTTGGGGGCACGAGCCAAGATGCAATGACATCTCATATCATCGTTGCTGCTGCATTGGTGGTTTGGTATCCCAGCCTTGTGAAACCAAAGCTTGTTGGCTTGGCTGTTAATCCGTTGGTGAAGTTGGTTATGGCGATGAATGAGAAGTACAGCTCCACTGCCGCAGAAATTCTGGCTGAAGGCATGGAAAGCACATGGAAGACATGCATTGGTTCTGAAATACCCCGCCTAATTGGGGACATATTCTTCCAAATTGAGTGTGTCACTGGTGCATCAGCTAATGCACCTACCAAGAATCCTTCAACATCTGTTAGGATTCGTGATACTTTGATTGGAATTCTTCTCCCAAGTTTAGCAATGGCTGATGTATTGGGCTTTCTGAATGTCATAGAACGCCAGATCTGGTCAACTGCATCTGATTCACCTGTTCATGTAGTATCCCTCATGACTATAGTTAGGGTTGCACGTGGTTCTCCAAGAAACATAGTTCAGTATCTTGATAAG GTGGTTACATTCATTTTACAGACAATAGATCCTGGTAACTTAGCCATGCGAAAAACTTGCTTGCAAAGTTCAATGGCGGCCTTGAAGGAAATTGCACGCATATTCCCTATGGTGGCACTAAATGATCCAGTGACACGATTAGCTATTGGAGATGCGATTGGAGAAATTAACAGTGCAAGCATTCGGGTATATGATATGCAAAG CATCACAAAGATAAAAGTCTTAGATGCAAGTGGACCCCCAGGATTTCCCAGTTTGCTTGGAGGAGCTTCAGGAATGACTGCGACTACTGCAATATCAGCTCTTAGCTTTTCACCAGATGGAGAG GGGCTAGTTGCTTTTTCTGAGACTGGGTTGATGATAAGATGGTGGTCCTATTCATCGGGATCTGTGTGGTGGGAGAAACTTAACAAGAATCTAGTTCCTGTCCAGTGCACGAAACTGATTTTTGTCCCACCTTGGGAGGGATTCTCACCTAATGCTAATAGGTCAAGCATAATGGCAAGTGTATTCTCAAAAGATGGAGATGCTAACTCACAG GAGAACACCAATGCATCGAATGAAATGGACAGATTTAAACAGCTTCTTCATAATATTGATCTTTCTTATAGAATAGAATGGGTTggtcaaagaaaaataaagcttACACAACATGGCCATGATTTGGGCTCTTTCCAGCTATAA